One window of Rhodopirellula bahusiensis genomic DNA carries:
- a CDS encoding UDP-glucose 6-dehydrogenase, whose protein sequence is MTATASAPASDRPAIGPVKKICCIGAGYVGGPTMAMIAHQCHDIEVKVVDINAQRIAQWNSDELPIYEPGLDEIVKGRRDQNLVFTTEVDEAIRDADMIFISVNTPTKTFGVGAGRAANLEFIEKCARKIAEVSIGHKIVVEKSTLPVRTAEAVKAILAEATSGATFDVLSNPEFLAEGTAVDDLLAPDRVLIGGESDAAVQALVEVYAQWVPRERLLTTNLWSSELSKLTANAFLAQRVSSINSISALCEATEADVDEVAMAIGMDSRIGPKFLKASVGFGGSCFQKDILNLVYLCEYFGLPEVADYWQQVVTMNDYQKRRFVHRMVRTMFNTVSDKKIAIWGFAFKKDTNDTRESAAIYVCRDLLLEKARLSIYDPQVTKAQVVANLEAVFKNGDQEISNVSRQLIENNVEVVSDAETAATSAHAIAVLTEWDEFATADFEKIRELMQKPAFVFDGRNTLKSLGLEKLGFDYQGIGFSR, encoded by the coding sequence ATGACTGCTACCGCCTCTGCCCCCGCTTCGGATCGTCCCGCGATTGGACCCGTGAAGAAAATCTGTTGCATCGGCGCTGGTTACGTGGGCGGTCCAACGATGGCCATGATCGCTCACCAATGCCATGACATCGAAGTTAAGGTGGTGGACATCAATGCCCAGAGAATCGCACAGTGGAACAGCGATGAACTTCCGATTTATGAGCCCGGTCTCGATGAGATCGTGAAGGGGCGTCGAGACCAAAATTTGGTCTTCACTACCGAGGTCGACGAAGCGATTCGTGACGCCGATATGATTTTCATTTCGGTGAACACTCCGACAAAGACGTTTGGCGTGGGTGCTGGACGAGCAGCGAACTTGGAGTTCATCGAGAAGTGCGCCCGCAAGATCGCAGAGGTCTCGATCGGTCACAAAATTGTCGTTGAGAAATCAACTTTGCCCGTCCGAACGGCCGAAGCGGTCAAAGCAATTCTGGCGGAAGCAACGAGCGGTGCGACCTTTGACGTCCTGTCGAACCCCGAATTTTTGGCGGAGGGAACGGCCGTGGATGACTTGCTGGCTCCTGATCGCGTTTTGATCGGTGGCGAAAGCGATGCCGCGGTTCAAGCTCTCGTCGAGGTGTATGCCCAGTGGGTGCCTCGGGAAAGATTGTTGACAACCAACTTGTGGAGCAGCGAGCTGTCAAAATTGACCGCCAACGCATTCTTGGCTCAGCGAGTTTCCTCGATCAATTCCATTTCGGCACTTTGCGAAGCGACCGAAGCGGACGTCGACGAAGTCGCGATGGCGATCGGAATGGATTCGCGAATCGGACCGAAGTTTCTGAAGGCATCGGTCGGTTTTGGAGGCTCTTGCTTCCAAAAGGACATCCTCAACCTCGTCTATCTTTGCGAGTACTTCGGGTTGCCCGAGGTGGCTGACTACTGGCAGCAAGTCGTCACGATGAACGACTACCAGAAGCGACGTTTTGTGCACCGCATGGTCCGCACAATGTTCAACACTGTGTCGGACAAGAAAATCGCCATTTGGGGATTCGCATTCAAAAAGGACACGAACGACACCCGGGAATCCGCCGCGATTTATGTTTGCCGCGATCTGTTGCTAGAAAAGGCTCGTTTGTCAATTTACGACCCTCAAGTCACCAAAGCTCAGGTTGTCGCCAACTTGGAAGCTGTCTTCAAGAATGGTGATCAAGAGATCAGTAATGTTTCGCGTCAATTGATTGAGAACAACGTGGAAGTGGTTTCCGACGCGGAGACCGCAGCGACATCCGCCCATGCGATTGCTGTTTTGACGGAATGGGACGAGTTCGCGACCGCAGATTTTGAAAAAATTCGTGAATTAATGCAGAAGCCCGCCTTCGTCTTCGACGGTCGCAACACATTGAAGAGTCTCGGCCTGGAAAAGCTTGGGTTTGACTACCAAGGCATTGGATTCAGTCGCTGA
- a CDS encoding FHA domain-containing protein, protein MQVRLRVQSGSHEGKEIEVSEKRFLIGRSESCQLRPKSESVSRRHCILAIKDGRVLVQDLKSRNGTFVNDKRLPADKAKVLKDGDNLRVGKLMFSLVIEHGLQAAKKPEVKDVADAAQRTKQGAGEDSRFEEVDVDSWLDEADAIDRVRKQTDPDTRQFRLDGKEGENSDDLSVDGTVMIEDAPAKKQDNDTKMSSDDDTSNGSRVIPPKSKPGKLPEGAKKALKENSRDAADDALKRFFSGR, encoded by the coding sequence ATGCAAGTAAGACTGCGAGTCCAATCGGGCAGCCATGAAGGCAAAGAGATCGAGGTCTCGGAAAAGAGATTCTTGATTGGACGTAGCGAATCCTGTCAGCTTCGTCCAAAAAGCGAGTCGGTCAGCCGCCGGCATTGCATTCTGGCAATCAAAGACGGCCGAGTTCTGGTTCAGGACCTGAAGAGCCGCAACGGCACATTCGTCAACGACAAGCGATTGCCGGCTGACAAGGCCAAGGTGCTGAAAGACGGCGATAACCTTCGCGTCGGCAAGTTGATGTTTTCGCTCGTCATCGAGCATGGGTTGCAGGCCGCGAAAAAGCCTGAAGTCAAAGACGTCGCCGATGCTGCCCAACGGACCAAGCAGGGTGCTGGCGAAGACAGTCGCTTTGAAGAAGTCGACGTGGATTCCTGGTTGGACGAAGCCGATGCAATCGATCGGGTTCGAAAGCAGACCGACCCGGACACGCGACAATTTCGTTTGGATGGCAAAGAAGGCGAAAACAGCGACGACCTGTCGGTCGATGGCACGGTCATGATCGAAGACGCTCCTGCGAAGAAGCAGGACAACGACACCAAGATGTCGTCGGACGATGACACCAGCAACGGTTCACGCGTGATCCCGCCCAAGAGCAAACCGGGCAAGCTTCCCGAGGGTGCAAAGAAAGCTCTGAAAGAAAATTCGCGGGACGCGGCCGACGATGCCTTGAAGCGTTTCTTCAGCGGCCGGTAG
- a CDS encoding RNA polymerase sigma factor encodes MKTVSLAMLSNEALADAYLGRDARMDSAFTELFRRHRDLVYRVCVRWLGHHQDAEDLTQETFRRVAASIQSWDRSRPIEPWLTTIAGNRCRSFLAKQKSKPKLAGIDETHVAIQGVGSPASGIQANQSLRDAMASLPASSRQAFELVHFDGMSYEQASSVMGHPAGTIKTWVHRARLQVIRRVRETGGVA; translated from the coding sequence ATGAAAACCGTTTCGCTCGCGATGTTGTCCAATGAGGCATTGGCGGACGCCTACTTGGGGCGTGACGCCCGCATGGACTCCGCGTTCACCGAACTCTTCCGTCGGCACCGTGATTTGGTTTATCGCGTTTGTGTCCGTTGGCTCGGGCACCACCAAGACGCGGAAGACCTGACGCAGGAAACCTTTCGCCGGGTCGCTGCTTCCATTCAGTCGTGGGATCGTTCGCGACCAATTGAGCCCTGGTTGACCACTATTGCCGGAAATCGTTGCCGGTCCTTTTTGGCCAAACAAAAATCCAAGCCAAAGTTGGCTGGAATCGATGAGACGCACGTTGCGATCCAAGGAGTCGGCTCGCCCGCCAGCGGTATCCAAGCGAACCAATCGCTGCGTGACGCGATGGCTTCCTTGCCGGCGTCCTCGCGGCAAGCATTTGAGTTGGTCCATTTCGATGGGATGTCGTACGAGCAAGCTTCGAGCGTGATGGGCCATCCCGCGGGTACAATTAAAACGTGGGTCCACCGAGCTCGTCTGCAAGTGATCCGCCGCGTTCGAGAAACCGGGGGTGTCGCATGA